One genomic window of Ictalurus punctatus breed USDA103 chromosome 23, Coco_2.0, whole genome shotgun sequence includes the following:
- the nacad gene encoding uncharacterized protein nacad isoform X3 codes for MPGDTQGLLDTDAELPDLSRQTSSSTASTPTDSASSPSPSTPPKLSPQCTSPFGPRLVMSKPNTSTRPQPEGASFESDGRTVGRLTGRFGRVGCRRGPVKMERIKVLTGAEVESDYQEPESMDARVVMGQEALLKNLETQIGVPTDKKTSKESSSSEPPHSDTSTLLVERQIRVEEKIKLDTGQEIEKSEQVKTPEQERSLDQLLECPILEPKSADTGLTESSTFFPDDEGDTLSLSQGEVPSLSFSEPSYPVDPQRIGVLPGLDPDRYYTAPSTPIKMAYCSHLKQQWQPSSPSTGPGSPTDESDLCSPPTSPSGSYVTAEGGSWTSSYNSGTSHSCSPNLTAEAELQEIPACYVGSLSEIGDELGDDRLVAEKEHCLYKPVMPELAESEEHVEEMIKRETCRPHWVTENVSPHRSSSGRTTDSIHEGGGSEDTPVQVEIPRTTNISQPLDDPDQELELDFNDCISEHFAKHDAPLSIEEDFPLDLACSSPFSHQQAAASTTLETGSLTPATCSSEISDTDNNSLYSEMGSSALFFHECSRDDGPGGEGMIPASMLPVHASLIFQADSMEITLFPTDEEPENDVDAYAAGEEEGDVDEYDDEDVDVDINDDSDLEQQVEAIKIGARGVDDPNEEDTSASFLNSLSENSINDGVDESFAYQDDTEESIDSTSCNGDEDDHLHSIERHAELAQQFTAQDDHVESESHVRSESSGSESEMEISSGSSGPSNSLVQQHMVVCTAHAEDISIPNLKAECAKRLDSSSDIRKQSEENKQSTDLQNAEETDNAYSAVSQQSLHTKIQGSENQTSSAELGEVSETYTKPVLCVLGATAAGIDNKINIQDDKDLDQKNGNNSEFMNTSLQLDETATNDLNKGVPLLFYPKDDCSPTNIPVCAYPELSEVPDNLTPADISPTEQSLDQDNLTENQHSTDDISVGSLNMSSSTYSIAISPKKENSQSSITEKSVSSEEWAPDKPLSLDACCDFKPENLLMCEIGGSLHNKGLSVTPNISAQDNIMGDLEDNNSYCDVPEKMANNETGMLESNLSTWKSIEDLSEAGGGEDDANNLQNPENNALIQCHPENIQEITWNNPEKSCSPSTPAAQSMCMPLNILSHNEKDEKDQTTETEFNIPGEATSKIFIDVSPDILPKQGPEVMESAQEYDEVSVLGSTTLYKQNDLCRPITTKNISDQSSDIKIHETSKQMGLINTDSIVLENKPVFKLAGGSFGNFDHKKKSSESKLAISSSDKSLIHKETATCSNKGVITGASNLDTIQSNITKYENQLNFGLQLNCSQVADKQIEPKTERSVCIALKEKEDKKAVESHPKEEANENVRENTKVLELRKEDTEVSQKSSKTETENIELNTTIVNCGRGNTVSNSMIPKEPVTSDNSKMIAALEKKEDINNKDSIPETEIIQTSANDTCFQSNTYTPETQQQIHTNDARGEKTQVQPIFHPAVSSSNTLERNLNLTESVGSTDSNGVLSGNSDPKDALYHGTLEGMESHKSTQDASDNNVRSSLTVVEEISELSRHPASCSSTDVLEEDLPAPIQESQSSFNSSQIHSLLTQTETALNDRLYQDESQSPLQVINMEHPDVESEEELTVLRPIQDTHQNVNEQSGSKAKTSRQEKPEAVCMEHRPESPKSPQTRPTRCIGHRDSSPAHRKSSSSNEREILPCITSALNFPVQTRQNPTEKHTDHQDGCSINYRTKASKELDLSLKNTSSCNETDSDGSIPELEEPNRSLLKTSEPQISHSTADESVSKTKQSRSEKKARKAMSKLGLKQIHGVTRITIRKSKNILFVITRPDVFKSPASDIYIVFGEAKIEDLSQQVHKAAAEKFKVPLDPSPLTPDIMPSLTIKEESEEEEEVDESGLEQRDIELVMAQANVARAKAVRALRHNKNDIVNAIMELTM; via the exons ATGCCTGGGGATACACAAGGCTTGCTGGACACGGACGCAGAGCTACCAG ATTTGTCGAGGCAAACCTCAAGCTCCACAGCCTCTACTCCAACTGACAGTGCCTCCAGTCCATCTCCAAGCACTCCACCCAAGCTCTCCCCACAATGTACTTCTCCATTTGGACCTCGCTTGGTCATGTCTAAACCAAACACTTCCACTCGACCTCAACCAGAGGGTGCCAGCTTTGAATCAGATGGGCGCACAGTAGGCCGGCTAACAGGGCGGTTTGGAAGAGTTGGATGCAGACGGGGGCCAGTGAAAATGGAGAGGATTAAAGTTCTAACTGGAGCTGAAGTGGAGAGTGACTACCAAGAACCTGAGTCCATGGATGCAAGGGTTGTTATGGGGCAAGAAGCATTACTGAAAAACCTGGAGACACAGATTGGTGTGCCTACAGACAAAAAGACAAGTAAAGAATCATCCAGTTCAGAACCCCCTCACTCAGATACTTCTACTCTTCTGGTGGAGAGACAGATTAGGGTAGAGGAGAAAATTAAACTTGATACTGGTCAAGAGATTGAAAAATCTGAACAGGTTAAGACCCCTGAACAAGAGAGAAGTTTAGATCAGCTACTTGAATGCCCAATTCTAGAACCCAAATCAGCAGATACTGGGCTGACTGAAAGCAGCACCTTTTTCCCAGATGATGAAGGAGATACACTGTCTCTATCTCAGGGTGAAGTGCCTTCCTTGTCCTTCTCCGAGCCCTCCTATCCAGTTGATCCTCAACGCATTGGTGTCCTTCCTGGACTTGATCCAGATCGTTATTACACAGCCCCTTCCACCCCAATTAAGATGGCCTATTGCTCACATCTTAAACAACAATGGCAACCAAGCAGTCCAAGCACAGGTCCTGGTTCACCAACAGATGAGTCTGATCTGTGCTCCCCTCCCACTTCTCCATCTGGATCCTATGTTACTGCTGAAGGTGGCAGTTGGACCTCCTCCTACAATTCTGGCACTTCTCACTCCTGTTCACCTAATTTGACTGCTGAAGCTGAATTGCAAGAGATCCCTGCCTGCTATGTGGGCTCTCTTTCTGAGATTGGGGATGAACTGGGAGATGACAGACTCGTTGCTGAAAAGGAGCACTGTCTGTATAAACCTGTCATGCCAGAGTTGGCTGAGAGTGAGGAACATGTTGAGGAAatgataaagagagagacttGTAGGCCTCATTGGGTGACAGAGAATGTTTCCCCACACAGGAGCAGCAGTGGTAGAACCACAGACTCAATACATGAGGGAGGGGGATCCGAGGACACTCCAGTCCAGGTAGAAATTCCAAGAACCACTAACATATCACAGCCTTTGGATGATCCAGATCAGGAGCTAGAGCTGGACTTTAATGACTGTATCTCAGAGCACTTTGCCAAACATGATGCCCCTCTAAGCATTGAAGAGGACTTTCCTTTGGATCTGGCATGTTCTTCTCCTTTCAGTCACCAGCAGGCAGCAGCTTCAACCACTTTAGAGACAGGCAGTCTGACCCCTGCCACTTGTTCTTCAGAGATTTCAGACACTGATAATAACAGCTTGTATAGTGAGATGGGATCATCTGCTCTGTTCTTCCATGAGTGCTCCAGGGATGATGGACCTGGTGGAGAGGGGATGATTCCTGCATCGATGTTGCCGGTCCACGCCAGCTTGATATTCCAGGCAGATTCAATGGAAATAACATTATTCCCTACAGATGAGGAGCCAGAAAATGATGTTGATGCATATGCTGCTGGAGAAGAAGAGGGGGATGTGGATGaatatgatgatgaagatgtagATGTGGACATAAATGATGACAGTGATTTGGAACAGCAAGTTGAAGCCATAAAGATTGGAGCAAGGGGTGTTGATGATCCAAATGAAGAGGACACCTCTGCCTCTTTCCTAAATTCACTTTCTGAGAACTCAATTAACGATGGAGTAGATGAGTCATTTGCTTATCAGGATGACACAGAAGAGTCAATTGATTCCACCTCTTGTAATGGAGATGAAGATGACCACCTGCACAGCATAGAGAGACATGCTGAGCTTGCACAGCAATTTACTGCACAAGATGACCATGTAGAGTCAGAAAGCCATGTACGATCAGAATCCTCTggaagtgaaagtgaaatgGAGATTTCCTCTGGATCCTCTGGGCCATCAAATTCATTAGTTCAGCAACATATGGTAGTCTGCACAGCACATGCTGAAGACATAAGCATACCTAATTTAAAGGCTGAATGTGCAAAGAGACTAGATTCCTCAAGTGATATTAGGAAACAAAGTGAAGAGAATAAACAGAGCACAGATCTCCAAAATGCAGAAGAAACAGACAATGCATACAGTGCGGTGTCTCAACAAAGTCTTCATACAAAAATTCAAGGCTCAGAAAATCAGACAAGCTCAGCAGAACTAGGTGAAGTATCAGAAACATACACTAAACCAGTCCTTTGTGTGCTTGGTGCCACAGCAGCAGGCATAGATAATAAGATAAATATTCAGGATGATAAAGATCTAGATCAGAAAAATGGAAATAACTCTGAATTCATGAATACCTCACTCCAGCTTGATGAGACAGCAACCAATGATCTCAACAAGGGAGTCCCTTTGTTGTTCTATCCTAAAGATGATTGTAGCCCCACAAACATTCCAGTTTGTGCCTATCCCGAACTGTCTGAAGTACCAGATAACTTAACTCCTGCTGACATTTCCCCAACTGAACAGTCTCTTGACCAAGACAACCTGACCGAAAATCAACATAGCACAGATGATATAAGTGTTGGCTCCCTAAATATGTCCTCTTCTACTTACAGCATTGCCATCTCACCAAAGAAAGAGAACTCCCAAAGTAGCATAACAGAAAAGAGTGTTTCTTCTGAAGAATGGGCTCCAGACAAGCCCTTGTCTTTAGATGCATGCTGTGACTTTAAGCCAGAGAATTTGCTTATGTGTGAGATAGGTGGATCACTGCACAATAAGGGGCTATCTGTAACTCCCAATATTTCTGCTCAAGATAACATCATGGGTGACCTTGAGGACAACAACAGCTACTGTGACGTGCCAGAAAAGATGGCAAATAATGAGACTGGTATGCTGGAGTCAAATCTGTCTACTTGGAAATCCATTGAGGACCTTTCAGAGGCAGGAGGGGGTGAGGATGATGCAAACAACCTCCAGAATCCAGAGAATAATGCACTTATACAATGCCATCCGGAAAATATTCAGGAAATCACATGGAACAACCCAGAAAAGAGCTGTTCACCGAGTACCCCAGCTGCACAATCAATGTGTATGCCATTAAATATCCTTTCACACAATGAGAAAGATGAGAAAGACCAGACCACTGAAACAGAGTTTAACATTCCTGGGGAAGCCAcatcaaaaatatttatagacGTAAGCCCTGACATTTTGCCTAAACAGGGACCAGAAGTCATGGAATCAGCTCAAGAATATGACGAAGTATCGGTTTTAGGTTCTACCACTTTGTACAAACAAAATGATCTCTGTAGGCCAATCACAACAAAGAACATATCAGACCAATCAAGTGACATAAAAATTCATGAAACTTCTAAACAAATGGGCCTGATAAATACTGATTCAATAGTCTTAGAAAACAAGCCTGTATTTAAACTAGCAGGGGGGTCATTTGGCAACTTTGACCACAAAAAGAAATCAAGTGAATCAAAACTTGCAATTTCCTCTTCTGACAAGTCTCTGATACACAAAGAGACAGCTACCTGCTCTAATAAGGGGGTTATAACTGGGGCATCAAATCTAGATACCATACAGTCtaacattacaaaatatgaaaatCAGCTGAATTTTGGGCTTCAGCTGAATTGTAGTCAAGTGGCTGACAAACAAATTGAACCAAAGACTGAGAGAAGTGTATGTATTGCACTCAAGGAAAAGGAGGATAAGAAGGCTGTGGAATCACACCCAAAAGAGGAGGCAAATGAAAATGTCAGAGAGAATACTAAAGTTTTGGAACTGAGAAAAGAGGACACTGAAGTCTCACAGAAATCAAGTAAGACTGAAACTGAAAATATAGAACTGAATACCACCATAGTTAACTGTGGTAGGGGAAACACTGTTTCAAATAGCATGATACCAAAGGAACCTGTCACCTCTGACAACAGCAAAATGATTGCTGCCCTGGAGAAAAAGGAAGACATCAATAATAAAGACAGTATACCTGAGACTGAAATAATTCAAACTTCTGCAAATGATACATGTTTTCAGAGTAACACATATACTCCAGAAACTCAacagcaaatacacacaaatgaTGCTAGAGGAGAGAAAACACAAGTTCAACCCATATTCCACCCTGCAGTCTCCAGCTCCAATACTCTTGAAAGAAACCTCAATTTGACAGAATCAGTGGGTTCTACTGACTCAAATGGTGTTTTGAGTGGCAATTCAGATCCGAAAGATGCACTTTATCATGGCACCTTAGAAGGAATGGAATCACACAAAAGCACACAAGATGCCAGTGATAACAACGTCAGGTCCTCCTTAACTGTTGTAGAAGAAATCTCAGAACTCAGCAGACATCCTGCTTCTTGCTCATCCACAGATGTGTTGGAGGAGGACCTTCCTGCACCTATACAAGAGTCCCAGTCTTCATTTAACAGTTCTCAAATACACAGTCTCCTCACTCAAACTGAAACAGCACTAAATGATAGACTGTATCAAGATGAATCACAGAGCCCTCTTCAAGTGATAAATATGGAACATCCAGATGTTGAGTCTGAGGAAGAATTAACAGTCTTACGTCCAATACAAGATACACATCAAAATGTGAATGAGCAGTCAGGCTCAAAGGCAAAGACTAGCAGACAAGAGAAACCTGAAG CAGTATGCATGGAACACAGACCAGAATCACCTAAAAGTCCTCAAACCCGCCCCACTCGATGTATAGGACACAGAGATAGTAGTCCTGCTCACAGAAAATCAAGCTCAAGCAATGAAAGAGAGATATTACCATGCATCACCTCTGCATTAAATTTCCCTGTGCAAACAAGACAAAATCCAACTGAAAAGCACACTGATCACCAGGACGGGTGTTCAATCAACTACAGAACAAAGGCCTCTAAAGAACTGGATCTCTCCTTAAAAAATACCA GCTCATGTAATGAAACAGACAGCGATGGATCAATTCCTGAGCTGGAAGAGCCAAACAGAAGCCTCTTGAAAACCTCAGAGCCGCAA ATATCACATTCTACAGCTGATGAGTCAGTGAGCAAAACTAAGCAGAGTCGAAGTGAGAAAAAGGCACGAAAG GCTATGTCTAAGCTTGGCTTAAAACAGATTCATGGAGTTACACGGATTACTATCCGGAAGTCCAAGAATATCCTATTTGTTATTACTCGCCCAGATGTCTTCAAAAGCCCTGCATCAGATATCTACATAGTCTTTGGGGAGGCCAAG ATTGAGGACCTGTCACAACAAGTGCACAAGGCTGCAGCGGAGAAATTTAAGGTTCCCCTTGATCCTTCTCCTCTGACCCCTGACATCATGCCCAGTCTCACCATTAAAGAGGAGagtgaggaagaagaggag GTGGATGAGAGTGGACTGGAACAGAGAGATATAGAGCTGGTAATGGCACAAGCTAATGTGGCTCGTGCTAAAGCTGTCCGTGCACTACGTCACAACAAGAACGATATTGTCAATGCTATTATG GAGCTAACCATGTGA